A region of the Wenzhouxiangella sp. XN24 genome:
TCGTAGCCGGTGTACTGGCGACGCGCATGCGCGGCCGCGATGAAGCCCGTGAACAGGGGATGCCCGTCGCGCGGGTTCGAGGTGAATTCCGGGTGGAACTGGCAGGCGATGAACCACGGATGGTCGGGGAGCTCGATCATCTCGCACAGCCCGTCGAGCGACCAGCCGGACATGACCAGGCCCGCCTCCTCCAGCGCGGCGCGGTAGTTGTTGTTGAACTCGTAGCGGTGACGATGGCGCTCGATGACCCTGCCTGCCCCGTAGGCCTCGGCGACGCGGCTGCCCGGCGCGAGCACGCATTCCTGGCCGCCGAGACGCATCGAGCCGCCGAGATCGGACGCCTCGTCGCGCTTCTCGACTTCGCCGCTGCGGTCCATCCATTCCGTGATCAGCGCGATCACCGGGTGCGGCGTGTCGCGGTGGAACTCGGTGCTGTGGGCGCCCTCGAGGCCGGCCACGTGGCGCGCATATTCGATCACGGCGATCTGCAGGCCGAGGCAGATGCCGAGATAGGGCACGCCGTGCTCGCGGGCGTAGCGGGCCGCCGCGATCTTGCCCTCGATGCCGCGATCGCCGAACCCCCCGGGCACCAGGATCGCGTCCATGCCCTCGAGACAGCGCGTGTCCCCGTCGCGCTCGATATGCTCGGCGTCGACGAAGTGGATCTTGACCTTAGTGCGGGTGTGAATGCCCGCGTGGATCAGCGCCTCGTTCAGCGACAGGTACGAGTCCTGGAAATCGACGTACTTGCCGACCATGGCGATGTCGACGTGGTGCAGCGGATCGGCCTTCGCATCGACCACCGCCTGCCACTCCGACAGGTCCGCCTCGGGCGCCTCGATGCGCAGCTTGTCACAGATGATCTGGTCGAGATGCTCGGCTTTCAGCAGCAACGGGATCTTGTAGATGTCGTCGGCATCCACCGCCGAGATGACGGCCTTCTCTTCGACGTTGGTGAACAGCGCGATCTTGCGGCGCTGGTCGGCCGGCAGGGGCCGGTCGGCGCGGCACAACAGCACGTCGGGCTGGATGCCGATGCTGCGCAGCTCCTTCACCGAGTGCTGGGTCGGCTTGGTCTTGATCTCGCCCGAAGTCGCGATGTAGGGCACGAGCGTCAGGTGCATGTAGGCGACCCGGTCGCGCCCGAGTTCCGAGCCCATCTGGCGGATCGCCTCGAGAAAGGGCAGCGATTCGATGTCGCCGACCGTGCCGCCGATCTCCACCATGCAGACGTCGGCGTCGCCGGCCCCGGCGCGCACGCTGCGCTTGATCTCGTCGGTGATGTGCGGGATGACCTGCACCGTCGCGCCGAGGTACTCGCCGCGGCGTTCCTTGGCGATGACGTTCTGGTAGATCCGTCCCGTCGTGTAGTTGCTGTGGCGCGACGTGGTGGTGCGCACGAAGCGCTCGTAATGGCCGAGATCGAGGTCGGTCTCGGTGCCGTCCTGGGTGACGAACACCTCGCCATGCTGGAACGGGCTCATGGTGCCGGGATCCACGTTGATGTAGGGATCCAGCTTGATCATGCTGACCTTGAGGCCACGCGCCTCGAGGATTGCGCCGAGGGACGCGGAGGCGATGCCTTTTCCAAGCGAGGAAACGACACCACCGGTGACGAAGACGTAACGGGTCATCAAAAATACCGCCGTTCAGGGAAGAATGGCGCGCCGTCGGCGCGTGGAAACGACGGGAAGTCAGACTAGCAGAAGCCCCGCCCGCCGACAACGAAAGTCTCGTGCCCGGGCAGAGCGGAACCGGTCCACTCGAGTCGCCAGGCGGGCTCGCCCGGCGGCGCCCAGAAAGCCGTGTCCACCCAGAGACCGCCCACTGCGGCGAGCTGCCCGCCGATTTCCAGCAGCGGCAGGCGCGCGCGGATCCACGGCGGCATGCCCTGTTGTTGCAGCAGTTTCTTCAGCGCGCGGTGTCCCGTCCGACCCGGCAGGGCCAGGCGCTCGCCGCCGCGCCGGGGCACCACCCGCCACGGCCCGGCAACCAGGGCCGCCTCCCCCAGCCCGCCCCGGTTGCTGGGTGCCAGCGCGAGATGCCCGAGGCCCGTACCGAGCGCCAGCGGCGCGCGCGGGTCCGGCCAGTCGATGTCTTTCGCGGGCGGCGGCAAGGACGAGGCCGGCGCAAGCCAGAGCAGGTCCGCGTGGCGCAGGGCGACGACCTCGCCCCACTCGACCTGCGGCCGGGCATCGGGTGCCGCCTCCAGCACCTGCTCCAGCAGGGTCGCCAGGCGGCTTTCGTCGGGCACCGCCAGGCCCAGCCGGCGCGCCTGCCAGCGCACCAGGTTGCGCCGCCGCGCCGGGGACAGGCCCCGCAGGGCCGACACGCGGATCGCCTCGCCCGCCACGCTCGTCGCCGCATCCAGCGCCGCGAGGTCCTCCAGCAGGCCGGCGGCCTCGGCACAGTGGCGCGCGCTGCGCCCGACTGCGGCCGCCGCCCCCGGCCAGTGCGCGCGCAACGCCGGCAGCACCTCGCTGCGCAGGTGATTCCGGGCGTAGCGCAGTTCCTCGTTGGCGGGATCACGGAGCCAGCCCGAGAGCCCTTCGCGCGCCGCCCACTCGACCAGCTCGGCCCGCGTGAAGCCGAGCAGCGGCCGCAGGTGCAAGCCAGGACCAAAGGCTGCGGCCGCCGGCATGGCGGCCAGGCCGGCCACCCCGGCGCCTCGCAACAGCTGGATCAGCACCGTCTCAAGCTGGTCGTCGGCATGGTGAGCCGTCAGCAGCGCCTCGCCCGGCGCGAGTGCTTCCGCGAGCGCGGCATAACGCACGTCGCGGGCCCTGGCCTCGGGGCTCTCGCCGCGCGCGGGCCGGGCATCCGCCCGCAGCACCGACAGCGTCACGCCCAGGCGAGCGCACAGCGCTTCGCAATGCCGCGTCCAGGCATCGGCGTCCGCATGCAGGCCGTGGTGCACGTGAATCGCCCGCAGGCCATCCGCCGGCAGCCGGTCACGGACCCGGCACAGCGCTTCGAGCAACACCGTCGAGTCGAGCCCCCCGCTCAGGGCGACGCACAGGGGCCGCGAGCCGGCCCGCGAGTCGGCGGCGGCCAGGGCGGACCAGAGGGATGCAGGATGAAGGTGCGACACCGCAGCCATTCTGCCACTGAAAAAGGGGCACGACGCCGAAGTGCGTACCCAGGGCGCTTACTCGCTGCGATCTGGGCCGGGAGCGAGGATGTCGAAATCGCGATAATCCTCGATCGCATCATCCATCGTCCATGCCTTGGCGGTAACGTCCACCCTGGACAACGCCAATCCGGCCAGCATGGTTGGCGATCCAGCCGGCGACTTGCCAAGGGATCCGGACCCATCAGCGATCGCATCCACGACCAGCCAGTAATTCACGGTTGCTGGCACATTGATCTTCAGGACAGCCCTCTCGGCGTCCCGCTTGTAGTCGATGTTCACCCTTGACGTGGCGTCGGAAAGCCGGCTGACCAGGGGGCTAAGCGCAGCCTCGTCCGATGCTGCGAACACAAAGACCGTGTCAGCTATTCCGTCCTCGGGTTGCCCGGGACCGACGAAGCCATCTAAAACGATCACGAGGTTGCCGTGCTCGTTGATCTCTGCCACCACCGAGCCGTGCACGACCTCGTCTGCAACCACGACCGAAGAAAACAACACGAGAAGAGACACAAACAACGTCGATCTGGAAATAAAGGTTCTCATCCTCTTTCTCCTCTACCAGTCGATCACGTCGAAAGGCGCTACTGAGAAGAATAGCGGACGTCGACGAGCATAGGTTCGGCGATGGCGAGGTTGCGCCCGAACCCCAATCAACCCTCGCGGAAATCCCCATAGCCGACCAGGCGCTCGTAGCGCTCCGCCAGCAGCTGCTCGCGCGGCAACTCGCCGAGCTTCGCGAGGTGCTGCACCAGCCGGCCGCGGAGCGATTCGGCCATGGCATCGAAATCGCGGTGCGCGCCGCCGAGCGGCTCGGGCACCACTTCGTCCACCAGGCCGAGCTCGTGCAATTTCTGCGCCGTGATGCCCATGGCCTCGGCCGCGTCGGCGGACTTCTCCGCGCTCTTCCACAGGATCGAGGCGCAGCCTTCGGGCGAGATCACGGAGTAGATGCTGTACTGGAGCATCAACACGCGGTCCGCCACGCCGATCGCCAGCGCCCCGCCGGACCCGCCCTCGCCGATGACCACGGCCACGATCGGCGTCTTGAGGCCGGACATCTCGAGCAGGTTGCGCGCGATCGCCTCGCTTTGGCCGCGCTCCTCGGCGCCGACGCCGGGATAGGCGCCGGGGGTGTCGATGAGCGTGATCACGGGCAGGCCGAACTTCTCCGCGAGGTGCATCAGCCGCAGCGCTTTACGGTATCCCTCGGGCCGCGGCATGCCGAAGTTGCGGTGCACTTTCGCCTTCGTGTCGCGGCCTTTCTGCTGGCCGATGATGACGATGGGCCGCCCCTCGAGGCGCGCGAGCCCGCCGACGACGGCCGGGTCGTCCGCATACGCGCGGTCGCCGTGCAGTTCCTGGAAATCGGTGCAGATCCGCTCGATGTAGTCGAGCGTGTAGGGGCGCTGCGGATGGCGCGCCACCTGCGCCACCTGCCAGGCGCTGAGACTGGAGAAAATGCTGCGCGTCAGCGTGTCGCTCTTCGACTTCAGTCGCTTGATCTCGGCCGACAGGTTCACCTGCGAGTCGTCGCCGACGAAGCGCAACTCGTCGATCTTCGCCTCGAGCTCGGCGATGGGTTGTTCGAAATCCAGGAAATTCAGGTTCATACGCTTCGGAAAGCAGCCGGCCAGGGCGCCAAAGCTAACATACTCCCGCCGAACCATCAGCGGGCAGCCCATACTCGAGTCGCACGTTCGCGCCCCCGACCAGCGCGCCGAGCTGGTGGACGAGTTCGAGGCTCGGCCGCACCCGCCAGGTCTCGCCGAGGTGCAGGCGCGCGGCGGCCTGCGACCCCGTGTAGACGACGATCACCGGGCAGCGCCCGCCACAAAACGGCTGCAGGACGTGCCGCAACTCGGCGACGAACTTCGCGCCGCCGAGTTTCTCGCAGCGCAACAGCAGGCGGCGGCCGCGTTCCTGCATGGCCGTATCGAGATCGACCACGCGCTTCGCGGTGAGGCGCCAGTCGTCGATGAAATCGTCGAAGCGCAGCTGGCCCTCGGCGATCACGATGGTGTCCTTGGCGATGACGTGCCGGCACTGCTGGTAGGTTTCCTCGAACATCGTCACTTCGAGCCGCCCGCTGCGATCGTCGAGCACCACCGTCACGCGGTTGCCGCGTCGCCGGATGTCGACGATCAAGCCGCCCACCACCGCTTCGCGCCGGCCCATGCCGTAGCCGCGCTCGCCGTCCGCCGGCCGATCCGCGGCGAGCTCGGCGATCCGCGCGCTGGTCAGGGCCTTGAGGTCGGTCTCGACCTCGTCGATCGGGTGGCCGGTCAGGAACAGGCCCAGTGTGTCGCGCTCGCCGGCCAGCCGTTCCGCGGAGCTCCATTCGGGCAACGGGTCCCCCTCGTCCGTCGGCGAGGCGGCCGCCGGGCCGGGTGTCGCCGCCATGCCGAACAGGTCGTCCTGTCCCGCGGCGGCGGCCCGGGCGCTCTGCTCGGCACGACCCAGCGCGCCCGGCAGGCGGTGGGCGAGGGTCGCGCGGTTGGGGCCGATGCTGTCCAGGGCGCCCGCACGGATGAGCGCCTCGATGGTGCGGCGATTGACGCGCTGCAGGTCGATACGCGAGCAGAACGCGGCGAGCGAATCGAAGCGCCCGCCGCGCTCGCGCTCGCTGATGATCGCCTGCACGGCGCCCTGGCCGACGCCCTTGATGGCGCCGAGACCGTAGCGCAGGCGACCTTTGCCGGCCACGTTGAACGCATGCTCGGACTCGTTGACGTCCGGCGGCTCGACGGCGAGCTCCATGTGCTGGCATTCGTCGATCAGGGTGACGATCTTGTCGGTGTGGTCCATGTCGGTGGACAGCACCGAGGCCATGAACGCCTCCGGGTAGTGCGCCTTCAACCAGGCCGTCTGGTAGGACAACATGGCGTAGGCGGCGGAATGGCTCTTGTTGAAGCCGTAGCCCGCGAACTTCTCCATGAGGTCGAAGATGTGGGTCGCCGTCCCCCGGTCCACGTCGCGCGCCACCGCCCCGTCCACGAAGATGGAGCGTTGCTTGGCCATCTCCTCGGGCTTTTTCTTGCCCATGGCCCGGCGCAGCAGGTCGGCGGCGCCGAGGCTGTAGCCGGCCAGCACCTGGGCGATCTGCATCACCTGCTCCTGGTACAGGATCACGCCGTAGGTCGGCTTGAGCACCGGCGCCAGCTCGGGATGGAAATAATCGATGGGGCCGTCCTGGCGACCGTGCTTGCGATTGATGTAGTCGTCCACCATGCCCGACTGCAGCGGGCCGGGGCGGAACAGCGCCACCAGGGCCACGATGTCGTCGAAGCTGTCCGGCTGCAGGCGCTTGACCAGGTCTTTCATGCCGCGGGACTCGAGCTGGAACACCGCCGTCGTGCGACAGGCCCGCAGCAGCTCGAAGGTCGCCACGTCGTCGAGCGGCACCGCGGCCATGTCCAGCGGCGCTTCGCCGGCCGCGCTGCGCAGCCGGTTCACTTTCTTGACGGCGCGATCGATGATCGTCAGCGTCCGCAGGCCGAGGAAATCGAACTTGACGAGCCCGGCGGCCTCCACGTCGTCCTTGTCGAACTGGGTGACCGGGGCCCCGCCGCCCTCTTCGCAGTACAGCGGGGTGAAGTCGGTCAGCACGGTGGGCGCGATCACGACCCCGCCGGCGTGGCGCCCGGCGTTGCGTGCGAGCCCCTCCAGGGACCTCGCCAGCTCGATCAGGCCGCGCACCTCGTCCTCGTTCTCGTAGAGCCGCTTCAGCTCGGGCTCCTGGCCGAGCGCCTTGTCGAGCGTCATCCCCACCTCGAAGGGAATCAGCTTGGCGATCCGGTCCGTGAATCCGTAGGGATGCCCGAGCACCCGGCCCACGTCGCGCACCACGGCCTTCGCCGCCATGCTGCCGTAGGTGATGATCTGCGCCACGCTGTCGCGACCGTAGCGCTGGGCCACGTAGTCGATCACGCGGTCGCGGCCGTTGATGCAGAAGTCGATGTCGAAATCCGGCATCGACACCCGCTCCGGATTGAGAAATCGCTCGAAGAGAAGGTCGTAACGTAATGGATCTAAATCAGTTATTCCAAGAACGAATGCGACCAACGAGCCGGCCCCGGAACCGCGACCCGGCCCCACGGGAATGTCGTTCTCCTTCGCCCAGCGAATGAAGTCCGCGACGATGAGGAAGTAGCCGGGAAAGCCCATGTCGCAGATGACGTCGAGTTCGCGCGCGAGACGCGCCGCGTAATCCTCCGCGGCATGACCGGGCGCGGCCGCGAGCAGCGTCGGCAGGCGCTCTGCGAGGGCGGCCCCGGCGAGCGCCCGCAGGTGGCTGGCCGCCGTCTCGCCGGCCGGGACCGGGAAGTCCGGCAGGAAGGTCTGGCCGAGTTCCAGTTCGAGATTGCAGCGGCGCGCGATCTCCACGCTGTTTTCCAGGGCTTCCGGCAGGTCGGAGAACAACGTCGCCATCTCCGCCGCGGGCTTGAGATATTGCGCCTCGCTGTAATCCCGGGGACGCCGCGGATCGCTCAGCATGTGGCCCTGGTGGATGCAGACACGCGCCTCGTGGGCATCGAAGTCGGTGCTGTCCAGGAAGCGCGCATCGTTGCTGGCGACCACCGGCGTGCCGCTCTCCGCCGCGAGGGCCACGGCCTCGGCGACGTGGAACTCGTCGCCCTCGCGCCCGGTGCGCTGGAGCTCGAGGTAGAAACTGTCGGGAAACCTCGCCCGCCAGAAGGCCAGGTACTCCGCCGC
Encoded here:
- a CDS encoding CTP synthase, whose translation is MTRYVFVTGGVVSSLGKGIASASLGAILEARGLKVSMIKLDPYINVDPGTMSPFQHGEVFVTQDGTETDLDLGHYERFVRTTTSRHSNYTTGRIYQNVIAKERRGEYLGATVQVIPHITDEIKRSVRAGAGDADVCMVEIGGTVGDIESLPFLEAIRQMGSELGRDRVAYMHLTLVPYIATSGEIKTKPTQHSVKELRSIGIQPDVLLCRADRPLPADQRRKIALFTNVEEKAVISAVDADDIYKIPLLLKAEHLDQIICDKLRIEAPEADLSEWQAVVDAKADPLHHVDIAMVGKYVDFQDSYLSLNEALIHAGIHTRTKVKIHFVDAEHIERDGDTRCLEGMDAILVPGGFGDRGIEGKIAAARYAREHGVPYLGICLGLQIAVIEYARHVAGLEGAHSTEFHRDTPHPVIALITEWMDRSGEVEKRDEASDLGGSMRLGGQECVLAPGSRVAEAYGAGRVIERHRHRYEFNNNYRAALEEAGLVMSGWSLDGLCEMIELPDHPWFIACQFHPEFTSNPRDGHPLFTGFIAAAHARRQYTGYEVARA
- the tilS gene encoding tRNA lysidine(34) synthetase TilS, producing MSHLHPASLWSALAAADSRAGSRPLCVALSGGLDSTVLLEALCRVRDRLPADGLRAIHVHHGLHADADAWTRHCEALCARLGVTLSVLRADARPARGESPEARARDVRYAALAEALAPGEALLTAHHADDQLETVLIQLLRGAGVAGLAAMPAAAAFGPGLHLRPLLGFTRAELVEWAAREGLSGWLRDPANEELRYARNHLRSEVLPALRAHWPGAAAAVGRSARHCAEAAGLLEDLAALDAATSVAGEAIRVSALRGLSPARRRNLVRWQARRLGLAVPDESRLATLLEQVLEAAPDARPQVEWGEVVALRHADLLWLAPASSLPPPAKDIDWPDPRAPLALGTGLGHLALAPSNRGGLGEAALVAGPWRVVPRRGGERLALPGRTGHRALKKLLQQQGMPPWIRARLPLLEIGGQLAAVGGLWVDTAFWAPPGEPAWRLEWTGSALPGHETFVVGGRGFC
- a CDS encoding acetyl-CoA carboxylase carboxyltransferase subunit alpha, encoding MNLNFLDFEQPIAELEAKIDELRFVGDDSQVNLSAEIKRLKSKSDTLTRSIFSSLSAWQVAQVARHPQRPYTLDYIERICTDFQELHGDRAYADDPAVVGGLARLEGRPIVIIGQQKGRDTKAKVHRNFGMPRPEGYRKALRLMHLAEKFGLPVITLIDTPGAYPGVGAEERGQSEAIARNLLEMSGLKTPIVAVVIGEGGSGGALAIGVADRVLMLQYSIYSVISPEGCASILWKSAEKSADAAEAMGITAQKLHELGLVDEVVPEPLGGAHRDFDAMAESLRGRLVQHLAKLGELPREQLLAERYERLVGYGDFREG
- the dnaE gene encoding DNA polymerase III subunit alpha, translated to MSGEFIHLRVHTEYSLADSVIRVPQLLDRVAELGMPAVAVTDQVNLFAMVKFYRGALKRGIKPLVGADLWIDEPGDPRHPTRLAVLCRDNAGYRNLCRLLTRAYLEGRRLGQVLLSREWLTPEACGGLIALSAAREGDIGRALVSGRRDTAAEYLAFWRARFPDSFYLELQRTGREGDEFHVAEAVALAAESGTPVVASNDARFLDSTDFDAHEARVCIHQGHMLSDPRRPRDYSEAQYLKPAAEMATLFSDLPEALENSVEIARRCNLELELGQTFLPDFPVPAGETAASHLRALAGAALAERLPTLLAAAPGHAAEDYAARLARELDVICDMGFPGYFLIVADFIRWAKENDIPVGPGRGSGAGSLVAFVLGITDLDPLRYDLLFERFLNPERVSMPDFDIDFCINGRDRVIDYVAQRYGRDSVAQIITYGSMAAKAVVRDVGRVLGHPYGFTDRIAKLIPFEVGMTLDKALGQEPELKRLYENEDEVRGLIELARSLEGLARNAGRHAGGVVIAPTVLTDFTPLYCEEGGGAPVTQFDKDDVEAAGLVKFDFLGLRTLTIIDRAVKKVNRLRSAAGEAPLDMAAVPLDDVATFELLRACRTTAVFQLESRGMKDLVKRLQPDSFDDIVALVALFRPGPLQSGMVDDYINRKHGRQDGPIDYFHPELAPVLKPTYGVILYQEQVMQIAQVLAGYSLGAADLLRRAMGKKKPEEMAKQRSIFVDGAVARDVDRGTATHIFDLMEKFAGYGFNKSHSAAYAMLSYQTAWLKAHYPEAFMASVLSTDMDHTDKIVTLIDECQHMELAVEPPDVNESEHAFNVAGKGRLRYGLGAIKGVGQGAVQAIISERERGGRFDSLAAFCSRIDLQRVNRRTIEALIRAGALDSIGPNRATLAHRLPGALGRAEQSARAAAAGQDDLFGMAATPGPAAASPTDEGDPLPEWSSAERLAGERDTLGLFLTGHPIDEVETDLKALTSARIAELAADRPADGERGYGMGRREAVVGGLIVDIRRRGNRVTVVLDDRSGRLEVTMFEETYQQCRHVIAKDTIVIAEGQLRFDDFIDDWRLTAKRVVDLDTAMQERGRRLLLRCEKLGGAKFVAELRHVLQPFCGGRCPVIVVYTGSQAAARLHLGETWRVRPSLELVHQLGALVGGANVRLEYGLPADGSAGVC